The Meriones unguiculatus strain TT.TT164.6M chromosome 1, Bangor_MerUng_6.1, whole genome shotgun sequence genome has a segment encoding these proteins:
- the Slc30a6 gene encoding zinc transporter 6 isoform X1, translating to MGTIHLFRKPQRSFFGKLLQEFRLVAADRRSWKILVFGAVNVLCTGFLLMWCSSTNSIALTAYTYLTIFDLFSLITCLISYWVMMRKPSPAYSFGFERLEVLAVFASTVLAQLGALFILKESAERFLEQPEIHTGRLLVGTFVALSFNLFTMLSIRNKPFAYVSEAASTSWLQEHVADLSRSLCGIIPGLSSIFLPRMNPFVLIDLAGAFALCITYMLIEINNYFAVDTASAIAIALMTFGTMYPMSVYSGKVLLQTTPPHVIGQLDKLIREVSTLDGVLEVRNEHFWTLGFGSLAGSVHVRIRRDANEQMVLAHVTNRLYTLVSTLTVQIFKDDWNRPALLSGPVAPNVLNFSDHHIIPMPLLKNTDDMTPVTSTPAKPSSPPPEFAFNTPGKNVSPVILLNTQMRPYGLGVNRGTPYSSVLSQGLPVPGVGAGQGLRPAFPHIPSRYGNNRTGQPRP from the exons GGGACAATTCATCTCTTTCGAAAGCCACAGAGATCCTTTTTTGGAAAGTTACTACAGGAATTTAGGCTTGTAGCAGCTGACCGAAGG TCCTGGAAGATCCTTGTTTTTGGTGCAGTCAACGTGCTGTGCACTGGCTTCCTGCTCATGTGGTGCAGCTCTACTAACAGCATAG CTTTAACTGCTTATACCTACCTCACCATTTTTGATCTCTTTAG tttAATAACATGTTTAATAAGCTACTGGGTAATGATGAGGAAGCCTAGCCCTGCCTATTCGTTTGG GTTTGAAAGATTAGAAGTCCTGGCTGTATTTGCTTCTACCGTCTTGGCACAGTTGGGAGCCCTCTTCATACTAAAAGAAAG tgcAGAACGCTTTTTGGAGCAGCCGGAGATACACAC GGGAAGATTATTAGTTGGTACTTTCGTGGCTCTTTCTTTCAACCTGTTCACCATGCTTTCTATTCGGAATAAACCTTTTGCTTATGTCTCTGAAG CTGCTAGCACAAGCTGGCTTCAGGAGCATGTTGCAGACCTCAGTCGAAG TTTGTGTGGGATCATTCCAGGACTCAGCAGCATCTTCCTGCCCCGCATGAATCCATTTGTCCTGATTGATCTTGCCGGGGCGTTTGCTCTGTGCATAACGTACATGCTGATTGAAATTAA TAATTACTTTGCTGTGGACACTGCCTCTGCAATAGCCATCGCCCTGATGACGTTTGGCACCATGTACCCCATGAGTGTGTACAGTGGGAAAGTTCTTCTCCAG aCAACACCACCTCATGTTATTGGCCAGTTGGACAAACTGATCAGAGAG GTATCTACCTTGGATGGAGTATTAGAAGTCCGAAATGAGCACTTTTGGACCCTTGGATTTGGCTCATTG GCTGGATCAGTGCATGTAAGAATTCGACGAGATGCAAATGAACAAATGGTTCTTGCTCATGTGACCAACAGACTGTACACACTTGTGTCTACTCTGACTGTTCAGATTTTCAAAGATGATTGGAACAGGCCTGCCTTACTCTCTGGGCCTGTTGCGCCCAATGTCCTAAACTTCTCAGACCATCACATAATCCCAATGCCTCTCTTGAAGAACACTGATGATATGACCCCTGTCACATCAACACCGGCCAAACCCAGCAGCCCACCTCCAGAGTTTGCATTTAATACGCCTGGGAAAAACGTGAGCCCAGTTATTCTTCTGAACACACAGATGAGGCCGTATGGTTTAGGTGTTAATCGTGGAACACCATACAGCAGTGTGCTCAGCCAAGGACTTCCAGTTCCAGGAGTTGGAGCAGGCCAGGGATTGAGGCCAGCCTTTCCACATATACCAAGTAGGTATGGAAACAACAGGACTGGGCAGCCAAGACCTTGA
- the Slc30a6 gene encoding zinc transporter 6 isoform X2, giving the protein MMRKPSPAYSFGFERLEVLAVFASTVLAQLGALFILKESAERFLEQPEIHTGRLLVGTFVALSFNLFTMLSIRNKPFAYVSEAASTSWLQEHVADLSRSLCGIIPGLSSIFLPRMNPFVLIDLAGAFALCITYMLIEINNYFAVDTASAIAIALMTFGTMYPMSVYSGKVLLQTTPPHVIGQLDKLIREVSTLDGVLEVRNEHFWTLGFGSLAGSVHVRIRRDANEQMVLAHVTNRLYTLVSTLTVQIFKDDWNRPALLSGPVAPNVLNFSDHHIIPMPLLKNTDDMTPVTSTPAKPSSPPPEFAFNTPGKNVSPVILLNTQMRPYGLGVNRGTPYSSVLSQGLPVPGVGAGQGLRPAFPHIPSRYGNNRTGQPRP; this is encoded by the exons ATGATGAGGAAGCCTAGCCCTGCCTATTCGTTTGG GTTTGAAAGATTAGAAGTCCTGGCTGTATTTGCTTCTACCGTCTTGGCACAGTTGGGAGCCCTCTTCATACTAAAAGAAAG tgcAGAACGCTTTTTGGAGCAGCCGGAGATACACAC GGGAAGATTATTAGTTGGTACTTTCGTGGCTCTTTCTTTCAACCTGTTCACCATGCTTTCTATTCGGAATAAACCTTTTGCTTATGTCTCTGAAG CTGCTAGCACAAGCTGGCTTCAGGAGCATGTTGCAGACCTCAGTCGAAG TTTGTGTGGGATCATTCCAGGACTCAGCAGCATCTTCCTGCCCCGCATGAATCCATTTGTCCTGATTGATCTTGCCGGGGCGTTTGCTCTGTGCATAACGTACATGCTGATTGAAATTAA TAATTACTTTGCTGTGGACACTGCCTCTGCAATAGCCATCGCCCTGATGACGTTTGGCACCATGTACCCCATGAGTGTGTACAGTGGGAAAGTTCTTCTCCAG aCAACACCACCTCATGTTATTGGCCAGTTGGACAAACTGATCAGAGAG GTATCTACCTTGGATGGAGTATTAGAAGTCCGAAATGAGCACTTTTGGACCCTTGGATTTGGCTCATTG GCTGGATCAGTGCATGTAAGAATTCGACGAGATGCAAATGAACAAATGGTTCTTGCTCATGTGACCAACAGACTGTACACACTTGTGTCTACTCTGACTGTTCAGATTTTCAAAGATGATTGGAACAGGCCTGCCTTACTCTCTGGGCCTGTTGCGCCCAATGTCCTAAACTTCTCAGACCATCACATAATCCCAATGCCTCTCTTGAAGAACACTGATGATATGACCCCTGTCACATCAACACCGGCCAAACCCAGCAGCCCACCTCCAGAGTTTGCATTTAATACGCCTGGGAAAAACGTGAGCCCAGTTATTCTTCTGAACACACAGATGAGGCCGTATGGTTTAGGTGTTAATCGTGGAACACCATACAGCAGTGTGCTCAGCCAAGGACTTCCAGTTCCAGGAGTTGGAGCAGGCCAGGGATTGAGGCCAGCCTTTCCACATATACCAAGTAGGTATGGAAACAACAGGACTGGGCAGCCAAGACCTTGA
- the Slc30a6 gene encoding zinc transporter 6 isoform X3, whose amino-acid sequence MLSIRNKPFAYVSEAASTSWLQEHVADLSRSLCGIIPGLSSIFLPRMNPFVLIDLAGAFALCITYMLIEINNYFAVDTASAIAIALMTFGTMYPMSVYSGKVLLQTTPPHVIGQLDKLIREVSTLDGVLEVRNEHFWTLGFGSLAGSVHVRIRRDANEQMVLAHVTNRLYTLVSTLTVQIFKDDWNRPALLSGPVAPNVLNFSDHHIIPMPLLKNTDDMTPVTSTPAKPSSPPPEFAFNTPGKNVSPVILLNTQMRPYGLGVNRGTPYSSVLSQGLPVPGVGAGQGLRPAFPHIPSRYGNNRTGQPRP is encoded by the exons ATGCTTTCTATTCGGAATAAACCTTTTGCTTATGTCTCTGAAG CTGCTAGCACAAGCTGGCTTCAGGAGCATGTTGCAGACCTCAGTCGAAG TTTGTGTGGGATCATTCCAGGACTCAGCAGCATCTTCCTGCCCCGCATGAATCCATTTGTCCTGATTGATCTTGCCGGGGCGTTTGCTCTGTGCATAACGTACATGCTGATTGAAATTAA TAATTACTTTGCTGTGGACACTGCCTCTGCAATAGCCATCGCCCTGATGACGTTTGGCACCATGTACCCCATGAGTGTGTACAGTGGGAAAGTTCTTCTCCAG aCAACACCACCTCATGTTATTGGCCAGTTGGACAAACTGATCAGAGAG GTATCTACCTTGGATGGAGTATTAGAAGTCCGAAATGAGCACTTTTGGACCCTTGGATTTGGCTCATTG GCTGGATCAGTGCATGTAAGAATTCGACGAGATGCAAATGAACAAATGGTTCTTGCTCATGTGACCAACAGACTGTACACACTTGTGTCTACTCTGACTGTTCAGATTTTCAAAGATGATTGGAACAGGCCTGCCTTACTCTCTGGGCCTGTTGCGCCCAATGTCCTAAACTTCTCAGACCATCACATAATCCCAATGCCTCTCTTGAAGAACACTGATGATATGACCCCTGTCACATCAACACCGGCCAAACCCAGCAGCCCACCTCCAGAGTTTGCATTTAATACGCCTGGGAAAAACGTGAGCCCAGTTATTCTTCTGAACACACAGATGAGGCCGTATGGTTTAGGTGTTAATCGTGGAACACCATACAGCAGTGTGCTCAGCCAAGGACTTCCAGTTCCAGGAGTTGGAGCAGGCCAGGGATTGAGGCCAGCCTTTCCACATATACCAAGTAGGTATGGAAACAACAGGACTGGGCAGCCAAGACCTTGA